One Polypterus senegalus isolate Bchr_013 chromosome 10, ASM1683550v1, whole genome shotgun sequence DNA segment encodes these proteins:
- the LOC120536345 gene encoding tripartite motif-containing protein 16-like — translation MASFCESHLQQHRESQVLKRHRVEVLSENLKDKLCRKHHRVLEIFCRTDGTCICSMCAATDHKHHDTVTLETERAEKQSNTEMELQEQEETFRSVLESIEQLRSKVTEVIKDYEQRKVRKTEKIIEQLEKEIGELKKRDVELAKLLQIDDDICFLKKFESPPEERDAPITITKKEVLPGTLFVNLSDLKNTLEEISNLESVESSEAGAECTDKHSRHLKENISSLCVPDEDEDLLNTTLNGELLPERLKKDLCDLKKSLEEIRGWEFVETIETGVGIQGLTLQNLQTRNGLIKYSCPLTLDPNTVNPRLHLSEDNKKVTDKGTVTLRRDHPNRFRFQPQVLCREALSGTRCYWEVVWTGIWADIGVAYKGIERRGWNEECHLGQNDKSWCLCCSHSRYFVRHNKMETQICTPSSNRIGVYLDCPTGSLSFYSISDTMTLLHSFNISFTEPLYLGFGVGLDSSVTICPLNPSDQ, via the exons ATGGCCTCCTTCTGCGAGAGTCACCTGCAGCAGCACCGAGAATCTCAGGTCTTGAAGAGACACAGAGTGGAGGTGCTGAGTGAAAACCTTAAAGACAAACTCTGCAGAAAACATCACAGGGTCCTAGAAATCTTCTGTAGGACTGATGGGACCTGCATCTGCTCAATGTGTGCAGCGACTGATCATAAGCATCATGACACAGTGACACTGGAAACTGAGCGAGCAGAGAAACAG AGTAATACTGAGATGGAATTGCAGGAACAAGAGGAGACCTTCAGATCTGTACTTGAGTCCATTGAGCAGTTGAGGTCAAAGGTCACTGAGGTGATTAAAGATTATGAGCAGCGGAAAGTGAGAAAGACCGAGAAGATCATCgagcaactggagaaggagatcGGGGAGCTGAAGAAGAGAGACGTCGAGCTGGCCAAACTTTTACAAATAGATGACGACATCTGCTTCTTAAAG AAGTTCGAATCTCCTCCTGAAGAGAGAGATGCACCTATCACCATTACTAAAAAAGAGGTTCTTCCTGGGACTCTCTTTGTGAATCTGTCTGATCTTAAGAACACTCTGGAGGAGATCAGCAACTTGGAGAGTGTGGAGAGTAGTGAGGCGG GCGCTGAATGTACCGACAAACACAGCAGACATCTGAAGGAA AACATCTCATCTCTCTGTGTCCCTGACGAAGATGAAGATCTGCTCAACACAACTCTGAATGGAGAATTACTACCGGAGAGACTGAAGAAGGACCTTTGTGATCTGAAGAAGAGCCTAGAGGAGATACGTGGCTGGGAGTTTGTGGAGACCATTGAGACCG GGGTTGGTATTCAAGGTCTCACCTTGCAGAATCTACAGACCAGAAATGGGCTAATAAAAT ACTCCTGTCCGCTCACCCTGGACCCCAACACTGTAAACCCGCGCCTCCATTTGTCTGAAGACAACAAAAAGGTGACAGACAAGGGGACAGTGACCCTGCGTCGTGATCATCCCAACAGATTTCGATTTCAGCCCCaggttctgtgcagagaggctctgagtGGGACTCGCTGCTACTGGGAGGTCGTGTGGACTGGAATCTGGGCTGACATTGGAGTCGCATACAAAGGAATAGAAAGGAGAGGATGGAACGAGGAGTGCCACCTTGGACAAAATGACAAATCCTGGTGTTTGTGCTGCTCTCATTCCCGATACTTTGTGCGTCACAATAAAATGGAGACTCAAATCTGCACCCCTTCCAGTAACAGAATAGGCGTCTATCTGGACTGTCCGACTGGCTCGCTGTCATTTTATAGCATATCAGACACCATGACCCTCTTGCACAGTTTCAACATCTCCTTCACTGAGCCGCTCTACCTGGGGTTTGGCGTTGGGTTGGATTCCAGTGTAACAATCTGTCCTCTGAACCCGTCTGACCAGTGA